The sequence CGGAGGTCTCATACCATGCCAATGGAAATTTAACATTTAACAATTTAGCAGTTTCTTATAGAGTTAAAACAAAACTTGCCATACAACTCATCAATCACACTTGGACATGtttacccaagaaaaatgaaaacatgtgtccacaaatgttttattaatatttagagTGGCTTCATTCATTATTGctccaaactagaaacaactcaaaCGTCCTTCAGTTGGTGAGTGGGTAGAATGAGTAAAGATCATATGCATGCTCTGTTATCAACCAAGTAACAGAACTAGCTGTTACTGTGTTTTGATCTTTgtatagttttaaattattttcattctggAACTGATTAATTTATATTCATAACGATTAAAGATAGGaagtatagccctagccggtttgcctcagtggatagagcatcagcctgtggactgattgTCATTTTTgtgtcaagttaaaaaaaaaaattaaactttacatttgatttcggtcaagggcacgtaccttggttgcaagtttaatccccggccctggttagggcacatgtgggaggcaaccaatcaatgtatctcatattgatgtttctctctgtctctccctctccctcccactctctctaaaaatcaatggaaaaatatccttgggtgagaattaaccaaaaaaataaattaaaaaaataaaaataggaagtaTAATAAATTTTCCCCGTATTTTCCCCTTCTCCAATGAACTCCATGAGGACAATTTTTGGGTGTCTTATTCACTGTTATGTCCCCAGCATCTAAAGAGTATCCATTAAGCAcccaaatatttgataaataaataagtagactGTTAAAATATAGTGATAACAATTACTTATTTGGGGTTTTCATTTACTAAGATTAAAGATTACCCACAATGGAAATTTGCTGTTTTCAGAAGTGTTTACAAAAAAGCATCACTAAGTTCTTTCCGTTATTTAACTATTTAAAGCAAAACACAAGTTACAGAAATAAACCaagactttgttttgttttataaaggaTAAAATGTAGCAATTCAAACACTgaaggcgttggtggtatagtggtgagcatagctgccttccaaacaCTGGAATTAGAAAGCTGTTTATGTCTTTTTCATACGGTATACTCAAATTTCAAGTTATATGTTCACAATCCCAGAGTCGAATATAATTAGGTTATTTAAATATCTGACAATAAAACATGCTttttctacataaattatttaaacaaaatatatgtcACTTTTCAGAGTTGGAAAGTCAAAATTTATCTTGACATATTATgaatattaaagataaaattttaaaacacaactTTTAACAATGTATTGGGCCATACTAAAATatttctccaatttttttttaattctacacAAAAATGACAAAAGGACTTTTTAATTTCCTGAAGGGATTCCAAAGATGTCTTATATTGTGAAAGGCACTCACAGGTCAAAACATTATCTATATTATACaacttgaggcccggtgcatgaaattcgtgcacaaaattcatgtgtgtggggtggtcctcagcctggcctgcaacctctccagtccgggacccctcaggggatgtccaactgccggtttaggcccgatcctgccaaaccagcaatcagacattcacaatctgggaccaacctgctcgcctgcctgatcgccccaaaccactctgcctgcttgcctgatgcccctaactgctcccctgccggcctgatcgccctcaCTGCTCTACCCTGCCAACCTGATAGCCCTAACTgctcacccctgctggcctgatcaccctaactgctctcccctgccggcctgattgccctaactgctctcccttgccagcGTGATCGCcgctaaccacctctgcctcggccccgccaccatggctttgtccagaaggatgtccagtctaattagcatattacccttttattagtatagattccatTTATAAGAGGTACCtacagtagtcaaattcatagagacagaaagtagaatggtggttgccagaggctaggGGGCCAGGTAAATGCCGAGTTAGTGTAATGAGTACAACTTTCAGTTTAAGAAGATAAAAAAGTTCTGAAAACGGATGGTGGTAATGACTAAGAAACAATGTGAATGTTCTTAATGCCACAgaaatgtatacttaaaaatggttaaaattagataaattttatgttatgtatatattaccacaattttttaaaaaatcatctagccggaaccagtttggctcagtggatagagcgtcggcctgcggactgaggggtcccaggttcgattccggtcaagggcgtgtgcctgggttgcgggcacatcgccagtgggagatgtgcggggggcagctgatcgatgtttctctctcatcgatgtttctggctctctgtctctctcccttcctctctgtaaaaaaaacaataaaatatatttaaaaaaaaaatatcatctaGTCCaactccctcattttacagaagaggagagAAGCTCAAAGGCATCACGCAATTTGTTCAAGTTCACATAGCTACTCAATAATACAAACAGAATTAATTTCTAATTCTATTTCCACTAACGCCTCtaaattctttctaaaaataggaGATACTGCTAGAGACAGTGACCAAAGGAGATATGTGACATATCACAAGACAAAattgtgcaaaaaaaaattatttacaattatAATCAGACTTAACAATCAGATTTTATTATATGCatcattatgaaatattttattcataaatctattttatgtcacttgttttccttttcccttcttacATTTTTCTAACTTAGgttctttttgttctattttatatatctttAATCCTTAAGTCTCCTTTAAAGCAAaataggaaataaacaaatgaaatgtaTGGCCGCCATAATTGTAAATGAGTCAAGTTGAACTATACCATGAATACATGacttacaaaagaaaaatgcacaGAACATTCTACaactttttcaataaaaataattataattaaagttCAAATTGCAAGTTTTAAAAGGCTCATTCCCCAATAGCATAAGAGCAGCTTTGTTATAGTGAGATGTAAATTTAACCATGCCAGCATTCCTACTTCTTTAAGCAGTTTCGTGCAGGAATACCTTTAAAAACAATTACCTTGGAAACCACTTGGCATGTTCTACCCAGGGGTCATCTCCAGATTCCCAACACCGTAAGCCACCATCACAGCAAAAGCATTTGACATCATCGTTTCGACCTAAGGAAACAAAAGACTAACATTAAATACACACGTGTTCTCAAATGTCAATCAAAATGAACTAGATAAAATGTAGCGCTATGTAAGTTTCTTACCCACATAATAGAAACCAGCACTTGCAAGCTGCTCAGGTTGAACTGGAACATTAGAAGGCCAGCACATAAATGTTCTCAATCGGGCTGCATGTGTCTGCATGCTCAAATTTGAAATGCTAAACCTCAAGGTGTCTAGAGAATTCTCCAAAAATGGGCAGTTGGGGAAATGTCTTCGGTGTTCTGACATAGCATCATCCTTTGGTTCCCAGTTACTGAGTTTCCCACCACAAGCAAAGCAAGCTACCCTATCTCCaggtcctatgtaataaaaaccaGCTCTTGCCAATTCTGATGGTGACAAAAAAGTTAATGGCCACAGGTGGTAAGTAAGCAATCTGGCTTGTTCAGTGCTCATTGCATAACTGTAGGGGTTAGTCCTCAATGAGGAGAGGTCTTCAACGGCTCTAGAATGAATAGGGTTTGATGAAAGGTTGGGATAAGAACCACTGAACGATCCCCGTTGTTCCAAAGTAGGAGACAATGAATGTGTAAAACTGTTTCTCACTGGGGAAGTCGTCTTAAAGGTGGACTCCAAACCAGTAACAGAAACCAGATTCTGAATAAAGCTACAGCTAGGATAGAGCTGTTTGTGTTTTTCAATAGGATTGTCTCCTTGTTTCCAGTTATCCAGCATCAGGCCACAGCAGAAGCATTTGACCTTGTCATTCACACCCGTGTAATAAAAACCAGCGCGAGCAAGACTCCTTTCTGAGACAGGAACACCAGTGGGGAAAGTCGAGTACGTAGACATTCTGTAGAGTTCACATGAAAAGTcatatttcattttgtgtttgTTGTCAATTGTCCAATTTGACAAGATAGTACTATCTTCCATTATAGTCTTTTTTTGATATGAGGGACCTGGGACAAGTCGTTGGGAGGTAGTTTTGTGCATGAGTGACTTTACTTTTTGATGGGCAAAAACTTTCACATGAAATTTCTCATCTCTTCATACTAAATTAGGTTTTTACTacaaaaaagaatcaaatgaTAGGCGCCTACTTAAAATTTACTACACCTAGTTTAGTGGATTTACACCTACGTTTACACTCAGGTAGGATGAATATCCCCTCTAAATTACCAAGATACTCTGTAGTACTCTTTGGGATTATATTAACTCTTTTAGGCAACTCAGGTGCTGTTAAGTCATTATTTAGTGTAATACTAATATAATGACCTGAAAGCAGTCAATACgcttctgaaaatatttaaaactaattGACTTTTAAAGGAGGTTTATATTTCCAAAGTTCTAAACAACTACAGAATACCTAAATTTGCTTTTGGTTGTAAACTACAAAGCCTGGATATCAAGCCAATTACTGATGAtgctataaaaggaaaaaaactttATGCAGACTTCTTTCTCTACAAGCACTTTAAtataatttccaaaaataaaaaatacaaaatcttgTTTTAGTCTAGTAAACAAGAATTAAAATCTTCATATGGCCACATTATCTAAAGGCTAATTCACACAACTTACTATCATAGTACTTACTTAAGTggattatattagtttcagatagcTTTCGGGGACATCAATACCCACAAGCTTTGTTGAATTTATTCCTGTTATACTGTGTATGATGTCAAATGAAACGAATTTTGCTTAAAGCTCACAAACTGCTAATTTTTCCTCCTTTGTTAGTTACTGTCTATATGTTTCCATTTCCTCCAGCATCCCTGTGTTGTTTTTCTTCCTAACTTTGCATACCACTTTATTATTACGCTTGACCAACTGAAGGTATTTTCTCTATTAACTTAGCTAATTTAACCATAAAATTCCCACAGGAGAAACTTTCtactttgcatttaaaaattaacctgtCTTTCATTTAAGGATCATGCACCTATATCATTCATTTCATAATTACAGATAAATAAATTTATCAAGGTAACAGCTTGTCCTTTGTAGTATAAATgcctaataaaatattgtattacaTAATGTACCAGTAATTAACTTTACTATTCTTTCTGAAAAcccttcacatttaaaaaatataattcatacACAAAATTACACTCCACAGAGTTCAAGCTATATCCCTTTATAAAGTTTCTGGGTCTCCATAATGGGATTTATTACTGCAGCGGAAAAAAAACGAGGGGGAAAAAAGTAGTCTCTTCAAAGCTgtaaatctggaaaaaaaaaaaaaaagctattttaggAAACTATTTTCATAGTCAAGAGCATTTATACACTAGTATTCAATGAAGTCCATAAAGTCTAAAAATGGTTTCCACTTTAGAAAATACATGTTAATTCACAAGCAATTTATCACAAAAACTTTCTAACTGGGAAAAGTTAATTAACTAAAATAAATGCAGTATAGATAGGCCCCTTAGCACTAAgtacatatatctatattttaaacatacaacTTTAAAGACAGATGGACATTTACTTCGAACAAAATATTCTCTCCTCGGTCCCCTCCCCTTTTCTGGAGACAACTTTCAATCGTTTAAGAATTTCCCTGGCAAAACCCACCAGCAACAGTGCGGCAGTAATGGGGCAGGAACGTTTTTTTTAATGCCCAGTCTCTGCAGGTCGAGGCACACTGACCAGTAAGAGCGAGAGGCCTCAGGAATTCACTAACACACACCTTTATAAACGCCCCCATCCCCTCCCAATTCTAAAGCAACCGCCACAGACGGCGCCTCGAAACCAGCACGGAGCACAGCGGGCTGCggagccggggccggggccgggaccCCTCGCACGGAAGCTTCCGTCCCAGCAGGACTCGGTCCCACACCTCGGAATGATACACGCTTCCCCGCAGGCACCGTGACAGTGAATTCTGACCTCTTTTgtgcaaactgcagctgggtggggggtggactgGAAGGAAAAAGAGCAACGATGGGCTTCACCCACTGATTTCCCGGAGCCGCGCTCACAGCGCACAAAAGGCCAGCAAAGCGGCGGGCGCAGCCGGGACGATGTGAAACGTATCCTCTCGCCGCCCACAAATGCCTTGGTTCCAACAGATTTAAAAGTTACGTTTAAAACCCTGCAAACGCGCTGGGAGAAAACTTCCGGAAAAGTGGGCGGCGGCCGGAGCAGGCAGGCTAACAGGCCGGTGTTTAAAAGCTATTTTCGACTGCGGGTCGTGGAGTCCGAGCTTCCGAATGAAACGAGAGCCCGGGCGGGAGCAGGGAGCGCCCCGGACGCGCCGCCGCCGGGCTGTCTGCCCTCGGGCCGGGCCGCCGCGGCTCGGCGACGTGGGCCCCGCGCCCCAACCCGCCTCGCGCGGTCCCCCCACCGCCGCACTCACCTCGGTGCCGGCGGCGCCCACGGAGACGGCGCGGCTGCCCCTCGGCCTCCACGCGACGCGCAGTCCGACCAGCTCCGGTAGGCGCTCCCGaagcccccaccccggcccaggccGGGCCCACACCGACGCACGGTGACGTCAGCGCGCCCGGCGGGGTTGCGTCACCGCCGCGCCGGGCGCCGGGGAGTCTGCGGTCCGAGGGCGGGAGTCGGCGCGCGTTCCTCTGCGGTCAGTGGGTCAGCCGGCGGCACGCGGTGTGGGCAGCGTGCCCGGCGGCCGGCGTTGCGATCTCCACCTCGAGGTTTGAGCGCTTTGGACCTTCCCTGCTCGCTTTGTCCCTCACGTCCTCCCGGGGAGATGTGACACACCGTGAGCCGGAGCGTTTGAACCCGGGAAATCCTGCGGGAACGCCCCGGCGCTGGCGGTCGTGCGTGTCGTCGCGTCACCGCGCAGTTATGTGACCGGCTCCCGGCCAGATGCCTCCGGTGTGACGCCTGCGCTCGCGAGGGGTGCCGCTGAGAATAGTCAGCCGGGGGGCATTTTTGCTCCGATGAAGTCAACGGTTGTCACCGTTTCCCGCAGTTGGAGCCGTTTTCATCCACCTGCAACAGCTCGCCCTGGAAATGGAAGCAGGCGGGAGCGTTGGGAAGTGAACAGCGTTGGGTTAATAGTGAAGGCTTGATCTCATCATCGTTTGGGGAT is a genomic window of Myotis daubentonii chromosome 9, mMyoDau2.1, whole genome shotgun sequence containing:
- the BIRC2 gene encoding LOW QUALITY PROTEIN: baculoviral IAP repeat-containing protein 2 (The sequence of the model RefSeq protein was modified relative to this genomic sequence to represent the inferred CDS: inserted 3 bases in 2 codons); the encoded protein is MHKTTSQRLVPGPSYQKKTIMEDSTILSNWTIDNKHKMKYDFSCELYRMSTYSTFPTGVPVSERSLARAGFYYTGVNDKVKCFCCGLMLDNWKQGDNPIEKHKQLYPSCSFIQNLVSVTGLESTFKTTSPVRNSFTHSLSPTLEQRGSFSGSYPNLSSNPIHSRAVEDLSSLRTNPYSYAMSTEQARLLTYHLWPLTFLSPSELARAGFYYIGPGDRVACFACGGKLSNWEPKDDAMSEHRRHFPNCPFLENSLDTLRFSISNLSMQTHAARLRTFMCWPSNVPVQPEQLASAGFYYVGRNDDVKCFCCDGGLRCWESGDDPWVEHAKWFPRCEFLIRMKGQEFVDEIQARYPHLLEQLLSTSDTPGDENADPPIVHFGTAGESSEDAVMXTPVVKAALEMGFSKXLVKQTVQSKILTTGENYKTVNDIVSALLHAEDENRQEEKERQTEEMASDDLSLIRKNRMALFQQLTCVLPILDNLLKANIINKQEHDIIKQKTQIPLQARELIDTVLVKGNAAANIFKNCLKEIDSTLYKNLFVEKNMKYIPTEDVSGLSMEEQLRRLQEERTCKVCMDKEVSIVFIPCGHLVVCQECAPSLRKCPICRGIIKGTVRTFLS